In Panthera tigris isolate Pti1 chromosome C1, P.tigris_Pti1_mat1.1, whole genome shotgun sequence, the following proteins share a genomic window:
- the PTAFR gene encoding platelet-activating factor receptor — protein sequence MEPNNSSHVDSEFRYTLFPIVYSIIFVLGVIANSYVLWVFACLYPSKKLNEIKIFMVNLTVADLLFLVTLPLWIIYYHNQGNWILPRFLCNLAGCFFFINTYCSVAFLAVITYNRFQAVTRPIKTAQATTRKRGFSVSLVIWVAIVSAASYFFVLDSTNVVPNQTGSGNITRCFEHYEKGSTPVLVVHIFLVISFFLVFLLILFCNLVIIRRLLTQPVQLQRNVEVKRRALWMVCTVLAVFIICFVPHHIVQLPWTLAELDIQRGNFHQSVNDAHQVTLCLLSTNCVLDPIIYCFLTKKFRKHLTEKFYNMRSTRKCSRATSETGTEVVMPLSQNPANCLKN from the coding sequence ATGGAGCCAAACAATTCTTCTCATGTGGACTCTGAGTTTCGATACACCCTCTTCCCGATTGTTTACAGCATCATCTTTGTGCTGGGGGTGATCGCCAACAGCTACGTGCTGTGGGTCTTTGCCTGCCTGTACCCTTCTAAGAAACTCAACGAGATAAAGATCTTCATGGTGAACCTCACCGTGGCTGACCTGCTTTTCTTGGTCACTCTGCCCCTGTGGATCATCTACTACCACAACCAGGGCAACTGGATTCTCCCCAGATTCCTGTGCAACCTGGCCGGCTGCTTCTTCTTCATCAACACCTACTGCTCAGTGGCCTTCCTGGCTGTCATCACTTACAACCGTTTCCAGGCGGTGACACGGCCCATCAAGACCGCCCAGGCCACCACCCGCAAGCGTGGCTTCTCCGTGTCCCTGGTGATCTGGGTGGCCATCGTGTCCGCCGCCTCCTACTTCTTCGTCCTGGACTCCACCAACGTGGTGCCGAACCAGACCGGCTCGGGCAACATCACGCGCTGCTTTGAGCATTATGAGAAGGGCAGCACGCCTGTCCTCGTCGTTCACATCTTCCTCGTGATCAGCTTCTTCCTcgtcttcctcctcatcctcttctGCAACCTGGTCATCATCCGCAGGCTGCTCACGCAGCCGGTGCAGCTGCAGCGTAATGTGGAAGTCAAGCGCCGGGCTCTGTGGATGGTCTGCACGGTCTTGGCCGTGTTCATCATCTGCTTCGTGCCCCACCACATCGTGCAGCTGCCCTGGACCCTGGCTGAGCTGGACATCCAGAGGGGCAACTTCCACCAGTCTGTTAACGATGCCCATCAGGTCACCCTCTGCCTTCTTAGCACCAACTGCGTCTTAGACCCCATCATCTACTGTTTCCTCACCAAGAAGTTTCGCAAGCACCTCACTGAGAAGTTCTACAACATGCGCAGCACCCGGAAGTGCTCCCGGGCTACCTCGGAGACCGGCACCGAAGTGGTCATGCCGCTCAGCCAGAACCCTGCCAATTGTCTCAAAAATTAG